Genomic segment of Cronobacter dublinensis subsp. dublinensis LMG 23823:
GAAATTGCCCGGCACGCCACCGATAACGAAGCCAGGCTTATAACCGCAGGCTTCCAGAATCCAGGTCGCCATGCCCGCCGTGGTGGTTTTGCCGTGGGTGCCCGCCACCGCCACGACCCAGCGGTCGCCCAGCACGAAATCATGCAGCCATTGCGGGCCGGACATATAAGGAATGCCCTGCTCCAGCACCGCCTCGACGCACGGGTTGCCGCGGGTCATGGCGTTGCCGATCACCACCAGATCCGGTCGCGGCTCCAGTTGCGAGGCGTCATAGCCCTGAATTAAGTCGATCCCTTGCTTTTCCAGCAGGGTACTCATCGGCGGATAGACGTTGGCGTCCGAGCCTGTCACTTCATGACCCAGCGAGCGCGCCAGCATCGCCACGCCGCCCATAAATGTGCCGCAAATTCCCAGTATATGAATACGCATAGGTACAGTCCTTATAAAAACTGACGCACATTCTACCTGCATGAAGCGGGGCGAATAAATGCATTTCAGGATAATCCGCATTTTGCTGGCGCGATTCACCTGTGCGCTACAATTTGAATCTTTGTTAAGATTGTTGCGATCGCTTTACTCAACTTCAGGATGCAGGGAAAGTGTTATGAAAACGTTAGGTGAATTTATTGTTGAAAAGCAGCACGAATTTTCTCACGCGACCGGGGAACTGACGGCGCTGCTGTCGGCAATAAAGCTTGGCGCGAAGATCATCCACCGCGATATCAATAAGGCCGGTCTGGTCGATATCCTGGGTGCCAGCGGCGTCGAAAACGTGCAGGGCGAGACGCAGCAAAAACTCGATCTGTTCGCCAATGAAAAGCTGAAAGCCGCGCTTAAGGCACGCGATATCGTCGCGGGCATCGCCTCTGAAGAAGAGGACGAAATCGTCGTTTTCGAAGGCTGCGAACACGCGAAGTATGTCGTGCTGATGGACCCGCTGGACGGCTCTTCCAACATTGATGTCAACGTTTCTGTCGGCACCATTTTCTCTATCTATCGCCGCGTGACGCCGGTCGGCACGCCGGTCACGATGGAAGATTTCCTGCAGCCTGGCAGCCAGCAGGTCGCCGCGGGTTACGTGGTTTACGGCTCCTCAACGATGCTGGTCTATACCACCGGTTGCGGCGTACATGCGTTTACCTACGACCCGTCGCTCGGCGTGTTCTGCCTGAGCCAGGAGCGTATGCGCTTCCCGCAGAGCGGCAATACGTACTCCATTAACGAAGGGAACTACATTAAATTCCCGGCGGGCGTGAAGAAGTACATTAAATATTGCCAGGAAGAGGACAAAGCGACGCAGCGCCCGTATACCTCGCGCTATATCGGTTCGCTGGTAGCCGATTTCCACCGTAACCTGCTGAAAGGCGGCATTTACCTTTACCCGAGCACCGCGAGCCACCCGGAAGGCAAGCTGCGCCTGCTGTATGAGTGCAACCCGATGGCGTTCCTGGCCGAGCAGGCGGGCGGTAAAGCGAGCGACGGCAAGCAGCGTATCCTGGACATCAAGCCGGACAGCCTGCACCAGCGCCGTCCGTTCTTCGTCGGCACCGAGCAGATGGTGAATGACGTCGAGCGGTTTATCCGCGAGTTCCCGGACGCGTAAGCGCGCGTTGGACGTTAAAGATAAAGGCAGCCACGGCTGCCTTTCTTATTGGCGGCGAGAGGGGAAAACGGCGGGTGCGCTGCGCTTACCCGCTCCACGCGAAGGTAGATTGTGGATTGTAGGGTGGGTAAGCGCAGCGCACCACTAACCCATACCAACCACTACCCCATACCATCCGCCACGGCGAGCCCACCCGT
This window contains:
- the fbp gene encoding class 1 fructose-bisphosphatase → MKTLGEFIVEKQHEFSHATGELTALLSAIKLGAKIIHRDINKAGLVDILGASGVENVQGETQQKLDLFANEKLKAALKARDIVAGIASEEEDEIVVFEGCEHAKYVVLMDPLDGSSNIDVNVSVGTIFSIYRRVTPVGTPVTMEDFLQPGSQQVAAGYVVYGSSTMLVYTTGCGVHAFTYDPSLGVFCLSQERMRFPQSGNTYSINEGNYIKFPAGVKKYIKYCQEEDKATQRPYTSRYIGSLVADFHRNLLKGGIYLYPSTASHPEGKLRLLYECNPMAFLAEQAGGKASDGKQRILDIKPDSLHQRRPFFVGTEQMVNDVERFIREFPDA